A genomic region of Hyalangium gracile contains the following coding sequences:
- a CDS encoding type IV pilus modification PilV family protein, with protein sequence MNRSRSSPRGTSLIEAMAALVVFSVGILGVMQ encoded by the coding sequence ATGAACCGTTCGCGCTCATCCCCTCGCGGCACCAGCCTCATCGAGGCCATGGCCGCCCTGGTCGTCTTCTCCGTCGGCATCCTGGGCGTCATGCAGAT